A genomic window from Paucibacter sp. KCTC 42545 includes:
- a CDS encoding LysE family translocator, with protein sequence MNTEMTLAVVGFAAVSSITPGPNNMMLLASGVNHGFRATVPHMLGISIGFAILMLAAGFGLGALLTQWPQLHLGLKVVGIGYMVWLAWRLWHAEAPAQPGQSSATGSAASAASAGPLGFWGAAAFQWVNPKAWMMAVGAVAGFIAPHSGAGAVLVLSLICASVNLPCISVWALGGAKLSRHLAEPKRRRLFNAVMAILLLASIWPMLKT encoded by the coding sequence ATGAATACAGAAATGACGCTGGCCGTGGTGGGCTTCGCCGCCGTGAGCTCCATCACGCCGGGGCCCAATAACATGATGCTGCTGGCCTCCGGGGTGAACCATGGCTTTCGCGCCACCGTGCCGCATATGCTGGGCATCAGCATTGGCTTTGCGATCCTGATGTTGGCAGCCGGCTTCGGCCTTGGGGCCTTGCTGACCCAATGGCCGCAGCTGCATCTGGGGCTGAAAGTGGTGGGCATTGGCTATATGGTCTGGCTGGCCTGGCGGCTCTGGCATGCGGAGGCGCCGGCGCAGCCGGGCCAATCCTCGGCCACGGGATCAGCAGCCTCGGCAGCATCAGCCGGGCCGCTGGGCTTTTGGGGCGCGGCGGCCTTTCAGTGGGTCAATCCCAAGGCCTGGATGATGGCCGTGGGGGCGGTGGCCGGCTTCATCGCGCCGCACAGCGGGGCCGGGGCAGTGCTGGTTTTGAGCCTGATCTGCGCCAGCGTCAACCTGCCTTGCATCAGCGTCTGGGCCCTGGGTGGCGCCAAGCTGAGCCGCCATCTGGCCGAGCCCAAACGCCGCCGCTTGTTCAATGCGGTGATGGCAATCTTGTTGTTGGCCAGCATCTGGCCGATGCTCAAGACCTGA
- a CDS encoding alanyl-tRNA editing protein: MKHSEALFREDAQLRECGATLLRIDERGLLLDRTVFYPQGGGQAGDAGELLLPDGRVLVLADTRKGKDEGGRGGGGDEILHLPAAGQEALLAELSAGLPVSARLNWERRFAHMRFHTATHLLCALVPQPVDGCSITAGYARLDFHMSEPLDKEALTAGLARLVAEAHPVSQRWISDAELEANPSLVRSMSVQPPRGSGRVRLLEIAGVDLQPCGGTHVSNTAEIGAVIVTKLEKKSAMTRRVVLGFAQASAA; this comes from the coding sequence GTGAAGCACAGCGAGGCGCTGTTCCGCGAGGACGCGCAGCTGCGCGAATGCGGCGCCACGCTGCTGCGGATTGACGAGCGCGGCTTGCTGCTCGACCGCACGGTCTTCTATCCCCAGGGTGGCGGCCAGGCCGGCGATGCGGGTGAGTTGCTGCTGCCCGATGGTCGCGTGCTGGTGTTGGCCGATACGCGCAAGGGCAAGGATGAGGGTGGGCGCGGGGGCGGGGGCGATGAAATCTTGCATCTGCCCGCCGCCGGGCAAGAGGCCTTGCTGGCCGAGTTGAGCGCCGGCTTGCCTGTCTCGGCGCGCCTCAACTGGGAGCGCCGCTTTGCCCATATGCGCTTTCACACTGCTACCCATCTGCTGTGCGCTCTGGTGCCACAGCCGGTGGACGGCTGCTCCATCACGGCCGGCTACGCCCGCCTGGACTTCCATATGAGCGAGCCGCTGGACAAGGAGGCTTTGACTGCCGGCCTGGCGCGCTTGGTGGCTGAGGCGCATCCGGTGAGTCAGCGCTGGATCAGCGACGCTGAACTGGAGGCCAACCCCAGCCTCGTGCGCAGCATGAGCGTGCAGCCGCCGCGTGGCTCCGGCCGGGTGCGCTTGCTGGAGATTGCCGGTGTTGATCTGCAGCCCTGTGGCGGCACCCATGTCAGCAACACGGCCGAGATCGGCGCCGTCATCGTGACCAAGCTGGAGAAGAAAAGTGCGATGACCCGCAGGGTCGTCCTGGGCTTTGCCCAGGCAAGCGCAGCCTGA
- the atpB gene encoding F0F1 ATP synthase subunit A has protein sequence MAAEEHAQVAQQHAPNAGEYIQHHLQHMQMNFSGEMVKQTDIVDFSLFNLDSLIYSVILGLIGCFVLWRAARKATSGVPGRFQAAVEILSEMVENQAKGVIHNATSRKVIAPLALTVFVWIFLMNFMDMLPVDLLPALWAKIYGGMGHDPHHAYMRVVPTADLSTTLGLSTSVLVMCFFYSIKIKGIGGWTHELLAAPFGDKWFLYPVNFLMQLIEFAAKTVSHGMRLFGNMFAGELVFMLIALMGGVWAWELNPLSGGFWLGLGHLVAGTVWTLFHILIITLQAFIFMMLTLIYTGQAHDSH, from the coding sequence ATGGCAGCCGAAGAGCACGCACAAGTTGCACAACAGCACGCGCCGAACGCGGGCGAATACATCCAGCACCATTTGCAGCACATGCAAATGAACTTCTCGGGTGAGATGGTCAAGCAGACCGACATCGTTGACTTCAGCCTGTTCAATCTGGACTCGCTGATCTATTCGGTGATCCTGGGTCTGATCGGTTGCTTCGTGCTTTGGCGCGCCGCCCGCAAGGCCACCTCCGGCGTGCCGGGTCGCTTCCAAGCGGCTGTGGAAATCTTGTCCGAAATGGTCGAGAACCAAGCCAAGGGCGTGATCCACAATGCCACCAGCCGCAAGGTGATTGCACCTCTGGCGCTGACCGTGTTTGTCTGGATCTTCCTGATGAACTTCATGGACATGCTGCCGGTTGACCTGCTGCCTGCGCTGTGGGCCAAGATTTACGGTGGCATGGGCCACGACCCGCATCACGCCTATATGCGTGTGGTGCCGACGGCAGACTTGTCCACGACTTTGGGCTTGTCGACCAGCGTGTTGGTCATGTGCTTCTTCTACAGCATCAAGATCAAGGGCATCGGCGGCTGGACGCATGAGCTGCTGGCCGCGCCTTTCGGTGACAAGTGGTTCCTGTATCCGGTTAACTTCCTGATGCAGCTGATCGAGTTTGCAGCCAAGACCGTGTCTCACGGTATGCGGTTGTTCGGCAATATGTTCGCTGGCGAGCTGGTGTTCATGTTGATCGCGCTGATGGGCGGGGTCTGGGCCTGGGAGTTGAACCCCTTGTCGGGTGGCTTCTGGCTGGGCCTTGGCCATCTGGTGGCCGGGACCGTGTGGACGCTGTTCCACATCCTGATCATCACCCTGCAGGCCTTCATCTTCATGATGCTGACCTTGATCTACACCGGCCAGGCTCACGACTCTCACTGA
- a CDS encoding F0F1 ATP synthase subunit B has protein sequence MNINATLFLQAIVFAILVWFTMRFIWPPMMKALDERAQKIADGLAAADKAKAELANANKKVDEQLALTRGETTKLLADAEKRAAGIVAAAAGIAEEKAAKIVADAQAEAAQESVRAREVLREQVAALAVKGAEQILQREVNASVHAELLGRLKTEL, from the coding sequence GTGAATATCAACGCAACCCTGTTCCTGCAAGCAATCGTCTTCGCGATTCTTGTGTGGTTCACCATGCGCTTCATCTGGCCTCCCATGATGAAGGCCTTGGATGAGCGCGCGCAAAAGATCGCCGACGGCTTGGCCGCGGCCGACAAGGCCAAGGCCGAGTTGGCTAACGCCAATAAGAAGGTCGACGAGCAATTGGCACTGACCCGTGGCGAAACCACCAAGCTGCTGGCCGACGCTGAAAAGCGCGCCGCTGGCATCGTGGCTGCTGCCGCTGGAATCGCCGAAGAGAAGGCTGCCAAGATCGTGGCTGACGCGCAAGCCGAAGCTGCGCAGGAGTCCGTGCGTGCCCGTGAGGTTCTGCGTGAGCAGGTCGCCGCATTGGCCGTCAAGGGCGCCGAGCAGATTCTGCAGCGTGAGGTCAATGCCAGCGTGCATGCCGAATTGCTGGGCCGTCTGAAGACGGAGCTGTAA
- the atpG gene encoding F0F1 ATP synthase subunit gamma, with amino-acid sequence MASSKEIRGKIKSVENTKKITKAMEMVAASKMRKAQERMRSARPYSEKIGNIAANLAQANPEYQHAFLVKNEGAKAVGFVVVTTDKGLCGGLNTNLLRAATTKLKDLEGEGQKAEVVAIGNKGLGFMNRIGAKVVAQVTQMGDQPHIDKIVGPVKVLLDAYVEGKLSAVYLCYTKFINTMKQEPVVQQLLPLSAEGMKTGGGQHSWDYIYEPDAQSVIDELMMRYVEAQVYQAVAENMASEQSARMVAMKAATDNAGTLIGELKLVYNKTRQAAITKELSEIVSGAAAVG; translated from the coding sequence ATGGCATCAAGCAAGGAAATTCGCGGCAAGATCAAGTCGGTCGAGAACACCAAGAAGATCACCAAGGCCATGGAAATGGTCGCGGCTTCGAAGATGCGCAAGGCCCAGGAGCGCATGCGCTCTGCTCGTCCTTACAGCGAGAAGATCGGCAATATCGCCGCCAATCTCGCCCAGGCCAATCCCGAGTACCAGCACGCTTTCCTCGTCAAGAACGAAGGCGCCAAGGCAGTCGGTTTTGTCGTGGTGACGACGGACAAGGGCTTGTGCGGTGGTTTGAACACCAATCTGCTGCGCGCTGCGACGACCAAGTTGAAAGACTTGGAAGGCGAAGGTCAAAAAGCTGAGGTCGTTGCCATCGGCAACAAGGGCCTGGGCTTCATGAACCGCATCGGCGCCAAGGTGGTGGCTCAGGTCACACAGATGGGCGATCAGCCGCATATCGACAAGATCGTCGGCCCGGTCAAGGTGTTGCTGGACGCGTATGTCGAGGGCAAGCTCTCGGCCGTCTACCTCTGCTACACCAAGTTCATCAACACGATGAAGCAAGAACCGGTGGTTCAGCAGCTCTTGCCGCTGAGCGCCGAAGGCATGAAGACCGGTGGCGGCCAGCACTCGTGGGATTACATCTACGAGCCGGACGCGCAATCCGTGATCGACGAGCTGATGATGCGCTACGTCGAGGCACAGGTCTACCAAGCCGTGGCAGAAAACATGGCGTCCGAGCAATCGGCACGCATGGTGGCGATGAAGGCTGCGACCGACAACGCCGGCACCCTGATCGGTGAGCTCAAGCTGGTCTACAACAAGACCCGCCAGGCTGCCATCACCAAAGAGTTGTCCGAAATTGTCAGCGGCGCGGCCGCTGTGGGCTGA
- a CDS encoding ATP synthase subunit I: protein MRVKHPPVSPWRVVAAQAAVGVVMAVLWVLFTGQGSKGWSALAGTATVVLPNALMAWGMTGLSRGIPGAEALGFMFWELIKIMSSVAMLAAIVVWMPDLSWPALLVALVGCLKVNWLALLWQGRLKQVQRDGI from the coding sequence TTGCGAGTCAAACACCCGCCGGTGTCACCCTGGCGAGTGGTCGCAGCGCAAGCTGCGGTGGGCGTGGTGATGGCTGTGCTTTGGGTGTTGTTCACCGGGCAGGGCAGCAAAGGGTGGTCGGCGCTTGCGGGCACGGCTACTGTGGTTTTGCCAAATGCCTTGATGGCGTGGGGCATGACCGGGCTCTCCAGAGGGATTCCAGGCGCTGAGGCGCTGGGCTTCATGTTTTGGGAGTTGATCAAGATTATGTCGAGCGTTGCCATGTTGGCAGCGATCGTGGTTTGGATGCCTGATCTGAGTTGGCCGGCGTTGCTGGTGGCTTTGGTCGGGTGCTTGAAGGTTAATTGGTTGGCTCTGCTTTGGCAGGGTCGGTTGAAACAAGTACAGCGGGACGGTATCTGA
- a CDS encoding F0F1 ATP synthase subunit delta, with the protein MAELATIARPYAEALYQVAQKHDVKAWADKLDVLAAVSQDADLRQFADSPKSTPEQVLAVLTAAAKQDLTPELQNFLQAVIANGRLTALPEAVAQFHVLANAAAGVADAHIYSAYAIEPAQLAEVMVSLEKRFGRKLLPQVTLEPSLIGGIRVVVGDEVLDTSVKHRLERMKVALTA; encoded by the coding sequence ATGGCAGAGCTCGCAACCATTGCCCGCCCGTACGCTGAAGCGCTCTACCAAGTCGCTCAGAAGCACGACGTCAAGGCTTGGGCTGACAAGCTCGATGTGCTGGCCGCAGTGTCGCAAGACGCCGATCTGCGCCAGTTCGCCGACAGCCCCAAGTCAACGCCTGAGCAGGTGCTGGCCGTTCTGACGGCCGCCGCCAAGCAAGACCTGACCCCCGAACTGCAGAACTTTCTGCAGGCGGTGATCGCCAATGGCCGGCTCACTGCCTTGCCTGAAGCGGTGGCACAGTTTCATGTGCTGGCCAATGCGGCTGCGGGCGTGGCTGATGCGCATATCTACAGTGCCTATGCCATCGAACCGGCCCAGTTGGCCGAAGTGATGGTGTCGCTGGAGAAGCGTTTCGGTCGCAAGCTCTTGCCACAAGTCACGCTCGAGCCCTCACTGATTGGCGGTATCCGTGTGGTGGTGGGCGACGAGGTGTTGGACACCTCGGTCAAGCACCGTCTGGAACGCATGAAAGTGGCGCTCACCGCCTAA
- a CDS encoding GNAT family N-acetyltransferase yields MASPEIQLVTPDTAEAWALVRDMLRDYQASLSVHLGFQDFDQELQDLPGQYAPEPGGFLLALVDGAPAACGGFRRLADVDYANACEMKRLYVRPAFRRFGLGRMLVQGLIDAARQSGYSVMLLDTLDDMEAARGLYESLGFESIPPYYFNPIPGAHYLKVELD; encoded by the coding sequence ATGGCCAGCCCCGAAATACAACTCGTCACGCCCGATACCGCTGAGGCTTGGGCTTTGGTGCGCGATATGTTGCGCGACTACCAGGCCAGCTTGTCGGTGCACCTGGGCTTCCAGGATTTCGACCAGGAATTGCAGGACTTGCCCGGCCAATACGCCCCCGAGCCCGGTGGTTTTTTGCTGGCGCTGGTGGATGGTGCGCCCGCTGCTTGCGGTGGCTTCCGGCGCTTGGCCGATGTTGATTACGCCAATGCCTGCGAAATGAAGCGCCTGTATGTGCGCCCGGCATTCCGCCGCTTTGGCTTGGGTCGCATGCTGGTCCAAGGCTTGATCGACGCGGCCCGGCAGTCGGGCTACTCCGTGATGCTGCTGGACACTCTGGACGATATGGAGGCGGCACGCGGGCTATACGAAAGCTTGGGCTTTGAGTCCATTCCGCCTTATTACTTCAACCCGATTCCGGGCGCGCACTATTTGAAGGTCGAACTCGACTGA
- a CDS encoding SMP-30/gluconolactonase/LRE family protein, which yields MSASPAPYLIELAHATPASLGESPLWDAATQSLFFVDIPERRVLRLRTETGDLRHWQLDSEPGCIALIEGGGLLVAQRNGLWRLDPETGVHTQLAAAPFDSAAQRFNDGKPDAQGRFWVGTIDDARLPHAGLYRYAGGAITRMAEGIVTSNGLAWSPDATRMYWSDTKAHEIYALSFDAQAGSIGERQLFAKFPSRVAELPLEAYGGRPDGAAVDVEGCYWVAMFEGQRLLRLSPEGRVLNDIALPVRCPTMPAFGGADLRTLYVTTARAGRSAEELAAQPWAGCVLKMRVDVPGLAPNRVKL from the coding sequence ATGTCCGCCAGCCCTGCGCCCTATCTAATTGAATTGGCTCATGCCACGCCCGCCTCCCTGGGGGAGTCGCCGCTGTGGGACGCGGCCACGCAAAGCCTATTTTTTGTAGACATTCCCGAGCGCCGCGTGCTGCGCCTGCGGACTGAGACCGGCGACTTGCGCCATTGGCAGCTCGATAGCGAGCCCGGCTGCATCGCGCTGATCGAGGGTGGTGGTTTGTTAGTCGCGCAGCGCAATGGCCTGTGGCGCCTGGATCCCGAAACCGGGGTGCACACCCAGCTGGCCGCCGCACCTTTCGATAGCGCAGCCCAGCGCTTCAACGATGGCAAGCCGGATGCGCAGGGTCGCTTCTGGGTCGGCACCATTGACGATGCGCGCCTGCCGCACGCTGGTTTGTATCGTTATGCCGGCGGTGCCATCACGCGCATGGCCGAAGGCATCGTCACCTCAAACGGCTTGGCCTGGAGCCCGGATGCGACGCGCATGTATTGGTCAGACACCAAGGCGCACGAGATCTATGCACTGAGCTTCGATGCCCAGGCCGGCAGCATCGGCGAGCGTCAGTTGTTCGCCAAGTTCCCGTCGCGAGTGGCCGAGTTGCCCTTGGAGGCTTACGGCGGCCGGCCCGATGGTGCCGCGGTGGACGTGGAGGGCTGCTACTGGGTGGCGATGTTCGAGGGTCAACGGCTGTTGCGACTCTCGCCTGAAGGCAGGGTTTTGAACGATATTGCGCTGCCTGTGCGCTGTCCGACCATGCCTGCATTCGGTGGCGCAGACCTGCGCACGCTCTACGTCACCACGGCGCGCGCGGGTCGTTCAGCCGAGGAATTGGCGGCCCAGCCCTGGGCCGGCTGCGTGCTGAAAATGCGCGTCGATGTGCCTGGATTGGCGCCGAACCGGGTCAAGCTCTAA
- a CDS encoding PhzF family phenazine biosynthesis protein — MQTRRFAQVDVFTAMALRGNPLAVVIDGEGLSDAAMAAFARWTNLSETTFILPPTDAAADYRVRIFTPAGELPFAGHPTLGTAHCWLANGGVPKTKGMLVQECGIGLVRVKRQADRNKERLAFAAPALRRSGPVEPELHAQVLRSLRLSAEEVLDVQWVDNGPAWMAARLKSAAAVLDLKPDFVAMQGLKLGVVGAYPSGSPQQFEVRAFVPDLGVPEDAVTGSLNAGLALWLQEAGLAPAKYIAAQGAALSRAGRVHVQREGDEVWIGGDVTPMIEGVVRL, encoded by the coding sequence TTGCAAACGCGCAGATTCGCTCAAGTTGATGTGTTCACGGCCATGGCCTTGCGGGGTAACCCGCTGGCCGTGGTGATTGACGGCGAGGGCCTGAGCGACGCCGCCATGGCCGCTTTTGCCCGCTGGACCAATCTCAGCGAAACCACCTTCATCCTGCCGCCCACCGATGCGGCCGCCGACTACCGGGTGCGCATCTTCACGCCCGCCGGCGAGCTGCCTTTTGCGGGCCACCCGACCCTTGGCACGGCGCATTGCTGGCTGGCCAACGGCGGCGTGCCCAAGACCAAGGGCATGCTGGTGCAGGAATGCGGCATCGGTCTGGTGCGGGTCAAGCGCCAAGCTGATCGCAACAAGGAACGCTTGGCCTTTGCTGCGCCTGCGCTGCGCCGCAGTGGGCCGGTCGAGCCGGAGCTGCACGCCCAGGTCTTGCGTTCCTTGCGCCTGAGTGCCGAGGAGGTGTTGGACGTGCAGTGGGTCGACAACGGCCCGGCCTGGATGGCCGCGCGCCTCAAAAGTGCCGCCGCCGTGCTGGACTTGAAGCCCGATTTCGTGGCGATGCAAGGGCTTAAGCTGGGCGTCGTCGGCGCCTATCCTTCAGGCTCGCCCCAGCAGTTTGAGGTGCGTGCCTTTGTGCCTGACCTTGGTGTGCCAGAGGATGCTGTGACCGGCAGCTTGAATGCCGGCCTGGCCTTGTGGCTGCAAGAGGCAGGTCTTGCCCCGGCCAAATACATCGCCGCGCAAGGAGCGGCGCTGAGCCGTGCCGGCCGGGTGCATGTGCAGCGCGAGGGTGATGAGGTCTGGATCGGCGGCGATGTGACGCCCATGATTGAAGGCGTGGTGCGCTTGTGA
- the atpE gene encoding F0F1 ATP synthase subunit C produces MENILGLVALACGLIVGLGALGASIGIALMGGKFLESSARQPELMNELQTKMFILAGLIDAAFLIGVAIALLFAFAKPFAI; encoded by the coding sequence ATGGAAAACATCCTCGGTCTCGTCGCGCTGGCTTGCGGTCTCATCGTTGGTCTGGGCGCTCTGGGCGCTTCTATCGGCATCGCGCTGATGGGTGGCAAGTTCCTGGAATCTTCGGCTCGCCAGCCTGAGCTGATGAACGAACTGCAAACCAAGATGTTCATCTTGGCTGGTCTGATCGACGCTGCCTTCCTGATCGGTGTGGCTATTGCTCTGCTGTTCGCATTCGCCAAGCCTTTCGCCATCTAA
- a CDS encoding aminotransferase-like domain-containing protein, translating into MTTTPPSAFHLARRAARMNPSVIREILKVTEKPGILSMAGGLPSSDTFPVEEIKAACDRVLTQNPREALQYAASEGFAPLREWVAARVASLGMSVSPDQVLVTSGSQQGLDLVGKILCDAGAPVAVETPTYLGALQAFTPFEPNFVSLESDEQGVSPAALARLPHDAPGTRFAYLLPNYQNPTGRVMSAQRRIDAMEAARTAGVPVIEDNPYGDLWYDEPPLPSLSSLWPEGSVYLGSFSKVLTPGFRLGFLIAPQSLYPKLLQAKQAADLHTPGFNQRVVYEVIRNGFLDEHVPKIRALYKANRDAMAEALKQHLPAGCEYQTPKGGMFFWIRLPEGLDAMDLLPRAVDAGIAFVPGAAFYAQAPDPRALRLSFVTLTPPQIHEGVAILGRVLREALDGATEHAP; encoded by the coding sequence ATGACGACCACGCCCCCTTCGGCCTTCCACCTGGCGCGTCGTGCCGCGCGCATGAACCCTTCCGTCATCCGCGAGATCCTCAAGGTCACCGAGAAGCCTGGCATCTTGTCCATGGCCGGCGGCCTGCCTTCCAGCGACACCTTTCCGGTCGAGGAAATCAAAGCCGCTTGCGACCGGGTACTGACACAGAACCCGCGCGAGGCCCTGCAATACGCCGCCAGCGAGGGCTTCGCGCCCCTGCGTGAGTGGGTGGCGGCGCGCGTTGCGTCGCTGGGCATGTCGGTGTCGCCCGACCAGGTGCTGGTGACCAGCGGCTCGCAGCAGGGCCTGGATCTGGTGGGCAAGATTTTGTGTGACGCCGGTGCGCCGGTGGCGGTGGAAACGCCCACCTATCTGGGGGCGCTGCAGGCCTTCACGCCCTTCGAGCCGAATTTCGTCAGCTTGGAAAGCGATGAGCAAGGCGTCTCGCCCGCCGCGCTGGCACGCTTGCCGCATGACGCACCGGGCACGCGCTTCGCTTATCTGCTGCCCAATTACCAAAACCCCACCGGTCGGGTGATGAGCGCACAGCGCCGCATCGATGCGATGGAAGCCGCCCGCACGGCCGGCGTGCCGGTGATTGAAGACAACCCGTATGGCGACCTCTGGTATGACGAGCCGCCGCTGCCCTCGCTGTCCAGCCTGTGGCCCGAGGGCTCGGTCTATTTGGGCAGCTTCTCCAAGGTGCTGACGCCGGGCTTCCGCCTGGGCTTTTTGATCGCCCCGCAGAGCCTCTACCCCAAGCTGCTGCAAGCCAAGCAGGCGGCCGATTTGCACACGCCCGGCTTCAACCAGCGCGTGGTCTACGAGGTGATTCGCAATGGTTTCCTCGACGAGCATGTGCCCAAGATTCGCGCGCTCTACAAAGCCAACCGCGATGCCATGGCCGAGGCACTGAAGCAGCATCTGCCGGCTGGTTGTGAATACCAAACGCCCAAGGGCGGCATGTTCTTCTGGATCCGCCTGCCGGAAGGCTTGGATGCGATGGATTTGCTGCCCAGGGCGGTGGATGCGGGCATTGCCTTTGTGCCCGGCGCGGCCTTCTATGCCCAGGCGCCGGATCCGCGTGCGCTGCGCCTGTCCTTTGTGACGCTGACGCCGCCGCAGATCCACGAGGGTGTGGCGATTCTGGGCCGGGTCTTGCGTGAAGCTCTGGACGGCGCGACTGAACACGCGCCATGA
- the atpA gene encoding F0F1 ATP synthase subunit alpha produces the protein MNLNPAEISELIKSRIEGLGASTDVRNQGTVVSVSDGICRIHGLSDVMQGEMLEFPAGADGQPTYGLALNLERDSVGSVILGAYEHISEGDTVKCTGRILEVPVGPELIGRVVNALGHPIDGKGPINAKMTDVIEKVAPGVIARKSVDQPVQTGLKSIDSMVPVGRGQRELIIGDRQTGKTAVAIDAIISQKGQNMTCIYVAIGQKASSIKNVVRALEANGAMEYTIVVAASASESAAMQYVSAYSGCTMGEYFRDRGQDALIVYDDLSKQAVAYRQVSLLLRRPPGREAYPGDVFYLHSRLLERAARVNADYVEAFTKGEVKGKTGSLTALPIIETQAGDVSAFVPTNVISITDGQIFLETSLFNAGIRPAINAGISVSRVGGAAQTKLIKGLSGGIRTDLAQYRELAAFAQFASDLDESTRKQLDRGARVTELLKQAQYSPQPISLMASTLYAVNKGFMDSIDVKKVLAFEHGMHQFLKTSHAALLAKLEADKAMDKDAEAELNAAITAFKKSFA, from the coding sequence ATGAATTTGAATCCTGCAGAAATTTCCGAACTGATCAAGAGCCGTATTGAGGGTCTTGGCGCTTCGACCGACGTGCGCAACCAAGGTACGGTTGTGTCCGTGTCCGACGGCATCTGCCGCATCCACGGCCTGTCCGACGTGATGCAAGGCGAAATGCTGGAGTTCCCCGCCGGTGCCGATGGTCAGCCCACTTATGGCCTGGCCCTGAATCTGGAGCGCGACTCGGTCGGTTCCGTGATTTTGGGTGCTTACGAGCACATCTCCGAAGGCGACACCGTCAAGTGCACGGGCCGTATTCTGGAAGTGCCGGTTGGTCCCGAGCTGATTGGCCGTGTGGTCAATGCCCTGGGTCACCCCATCGACGGCAAGGGCCCGATCAACGCCAAGATGACGGACGTGATCGAAAAGGTCGCTCCCGGCGTGATCGCCCGTAAGTCTGTGGACCAGCCTGTGCAAACCGGCCTGAAGTCCATCGACTCGATGGTGCCCGTTGGCCGCGGCCAGCGCGAGCTGATCATTGGTGACCGTCAGACCGGCAAGACTGCCGTTGCGATCGACGCCATCATCAGCCAGAAGGGTCAGAACATGACCTGTATCTACGTCGCCATCGGTCAGAAGGCGTCGTCGATCAAGAACGTCGTGCGCGCTCTGGAAGCCAACGGCGCGATGGAATACACCATCGTCGTGGCAGCTTCGGCCTCTGAATCCGCTGCGATGCAGTACGTGTCGGCCTACTCGGGCTGCACGATGGGCGAGTACTTCCGCGACCGCGGTCAAGACGCGCTGATCGTTTATGACGATCTGTCCAAGCAAGCTGTGGCTTACCGTCAAGTTTCGCTGCTGCTGCGTCGTCCTCCAGGCCGTGAAGCCTACCCTGGCGACGTGTTCTATCTCCACAGCCGTCTGCTGGAGCGTGCAGCTCGCGTGAACGCCGACTATGTCGAAGCTTTCACCAAGGGCGAAGTGAAGGGCAAGACCGGTTCTTTGACCGCGCTGCCTATCATCGAAACCCAAGCCGGTGACGTGTCCGCCTTCGTTCCGACCAACGTGATCTCGATCACCGACGGTCAGATCTTCCTGGAAACCTCGCTGTTCAACGCCGGTATCCGTCCTGCGATTAACGCCGGTATCTCGGTGTCGCGCGTGGGTGGTGCTGCTCAGACCAAGCTGATCAAGGGCCTGTCCGGCGGTATCCGTACCGACTTGGCGCAGTACCGTGAACTGGCTGCGTTCGCGCAGTTCGCTTCGGACCTGGATGAGTCCACCCGCAAGCAGCTGGACCGCGGCGCCCGCGTGACCGAGTTGCTCAAGCAAGCTCAGTACTCGCCCCAGCCGATCAGCCTGATGGCTTCGACGCTTTACGCGGTGAACAAGGGCTTCATGGACAGCATCGACGTCAAGAAGGTTCTGGCTTTCGAACACGGCATGCATCAGTTCCTGAAGACCAGCCACGCCGCTCTGCTGGCCAAGCTGGAAGCCGACAAGGCGATGGACAAGGATGCTGAAGCCGAGTTGAACGCCGCCATCACGGCCTTCAAGAAGTCCTTCGCTTAA